From the genome of Labrus bergylta chromosome 4, fLabBer1.1, whole genome shotgun sequence, one region includes:
- the LOC109997469 gene encoding zinc finger and SCAN domain-containing protein 5A: MANCLAFQSKLTSIMEMLAKAAVLEISKLWEDGFTLVQVELRRRENEIEALNRKLKVMENERLTVLSQVQTTNLSSSSSSIREPQSKLLPPTGDGPIIDSVQTLSSEQTVRETSDPSANQRTPPPSQTQERETEPLRSDQCEDDGQDDDDLIVKLEDEDDVQIVEQVVDSDQSINDGAVHHEMDLDLQPAEVVEEQENQHWSLVSVGDSDTAEDSDCFLEPKQLSQNLDSEILLIQNALDIFDNSAETAYSDMLDNQQGASSKSRTPLSFNQAQPSQPLESQPLERGVSIRFNKPHTKNFAAFNPDHRFLLLNDPELHKSIASRPIREKWFICPFCGKSFDRISHLQIHQRIHTGEKPYTCDTCGKNFSQRSNLRTHQRTHKDALAQNAV, from the exons ATGGCGAACTGTTTGGCTTTCCAGAGCAAGCTCACCTCGATCATGGAGATGTTAGCTAAAGCCGCCGTGCTGGAAATCAGCAAGCTGTGGGAGGACGGCTTCACCCTCGTCCAGGTGGAGCTCCGCCGGAGAGAAAACGAAATAGAAGCGCTGAACAGGAAGTTGAAGGTGATGGAAAACGAGCGTTTGACGGTTCTGTCTCAGGTTCAGACTACAAATCTgtcttcatcatcttcctccATAAGAGAGCCGCAGAGCAAGCTGCTGCCGCCTACCGGTGACG GGCCGATAATAGATTCAGTCCAGACTTTGTCGTCCGAGCAGACTGTCAGAGAGACGTCGGACCCCTCGGCCAATCAAAGAACACCACCACCTTCGCAGAcgcaggagagagagactgagccGCTCAGGTCTGACCAATGCGAGGACGACGGTCAGGACGATGACGACTTAATCGTCAAGCTAGAAGACGAGGACGACGTGCAGATCGTGGAGCAGGTGGTGGACTCCGATCAGAGTATTAACGATGGAGCAGTTCACCATGAGATGGATCTGGACCTCCAACCCGCCGAGGTGGTGGAGGAACAGGAGAACCAGCATTGGTCGTTGGTGTCAGTGGGAGATAGCGACACGGCTGAGGACTCAGACTGCTTTTTAGAACCGAAGCAGCTTTCACAAAACCTGGACTCTGAAATCCTGCTCATTCAGAACGCGTTGGACATTTTTGATAACTCAGCAGAGACGGCATACTCTGACATGTTGGATAACCAACAAGGTGCATCGAGTAAATCAAGGACTCCTTTGTCTTTTAACCAAGCTCAGCCGAGTCAGCCGTTAGAGAGTCAGCCGTTAGAGAGAGGAGTTTCTATCAGATTCAACAAACCACACACTAAAAACTTTGCAGCCTTTAACCCCGACCACAGGTTCTTACTCTTAAACGACCCCGAGCTGCACAAAAGTATAGCGAGTCGCCCGATAAGGGAGAAATGGTTCATCTGCCCGTTCTGCGGGAAAAGCTTCGACCGCATCAGCCATCTGCAGATTCACCAGCGAATTCACACGGGAGAGAAACCGTACACATGCGACACGTGTGGGAAGAATTTTTCACAGAGGAGCAACCTTCGCACTCACCAGCGGACTCACAAAGACGCTCTAGCCCAAAACGCTGTTTGA